In Jannaschia sp. W003, the genomic stretch GGCGGCCTTCTTCGCGGCGGCCTTTTGCACGGCGGCGTCCAGCTCGGACTGCTTGCAAAGCCCGAGGGCCACGGGATCGACGGGCTGCAGGTTCTGGATGTTCCAGTGCGTGCGCTCGCGGATCGACTGGATCGTGGGCTTCGTGGTGCCCACCAGCTTCGAGATCTGCGCGTCGGCCAGCTCGGGGTGGAACTTCACCAGCCACAGGATCGCGGCGGGGCGGTCCTGGCGCTTTGACAGCGGGGTGTAGCGGGGGCCTCGGCGCTTCTCCTCGCCCACCGAGGCAGGGTTGAACTTCAGCTTCAGGGGCCGCGTCGGGTCCTTCTCGGAGGCCTCGATGCTCGCGCGGTCGAGCTGGCTGTTGGCGACGGGGTCGAAGCCGCGCACGCCCACGGCCACGTCGCCGTCGGCGATGCCCTGGACCTCCAGCTCGTGGAGCCCGCAGAAGTCGCCGATCTGCTTGAAGGTGAGCGTGGTGTTCTCGACCAGCCACACGGCGGTGGCCTTGGCGTGGAGCGGTTTGTTCATGCGTTCGCCTCCTGCGATGACTTCCCCGATCGCCGGCGCCGCCGGCGGCGGAGCCATCTCCGCGGGTTCTCGCTGTCGGGGAACTTGGGGCGCTGTATAGGGAAGACGACCATGCGGGAAAAGACCCCATTCGGACGCTGGGGAACGGCGCTCCTGGCGCTCCTGGCGCTGCTGGCTCTGGGCGGCGCCGCGCGGGCCGACGGCGAGCGGCCGGGCGCGTTCGACCACTACGTGCTGGCCTTGAGCTGGACGCCCGCATGGTGCGCGCTGGAGGGCGACGCCCGCGGCGCGGCGGAGTGCGACGCGGGCACGGGGCGCGGGTTCACGCTGCACGGGCTCTGGCCGCAGGACGGCGGCGGCTGGCCGGCCTACTGCCCCACCGCCGAGCGCGCGCCGTCCCGCGCGCGCACGGCAGAGGAGGCGGACCTCTACGGCTCGAGCGGACTGGCTTGGCATCAGTGGCGCAAGCACGGCACCTGCACGGGGCTGTCGGCCGACGAGTACTACCGCCTCGCCCGCGAGGCCCATGCCCGGGTCGAGCGGCCCGCGGTGCTCGAGGCCCTGGAGCGGGCGGTGACGCTGCCCGCGGCGGTCGTCGAGGAGGCGTTCCTCGAGGCCAACCCGGACTTTCCCGCCGACGGCGTGACGGTGCTGTGCCGCGAGGGGCGCATCCGCGAGGTGCGCCTGTGCCTCACGCGCGGGCTGGACCCGCGGAGCTGCGAGGGGCGCGCCCGGCGGGACTGCACGCTCGGCGACGCGCTCTTGGAGCCTGCGCGCTAGCGCAGGCGCGCGGCCCACTCGGCCACCGGCGCGGGGCGCCCGAGGTGGAAGCCCTGGCCCCACCGCGCGCCGAGGCCCTGCACGAGTTCGGCGTCGATCGGGGTCTCGATGCCCTCGGCCAGCAGCACGAAGCCCATTGCGTCCGCCATGCCCGCCACGCCGCGCACCATCGCCTCCGCGCGCGGGCATTCGCCCAGACCGGACAGCAGGGCGCGGTCGAGCTTCACCACGTCGGGAGCGAGGTCCAGCATCCGGTCGAGGTTGCTCAGCCCGGTGCCGAAGTCGTCGAGGGCGATGCGCGTGCCGCGCGTCCGCGCGCCCCCCAGCGCCGCGCGGGCGCGGTCGGGACAGGTCACCACGGCGCTCTCCAGCAGCTCCAGCATCAGGCGGTCGGTGGGCAGGCGGTCCATGAGGGCGCGCAGCCAGGCGCGGCTCTGCGACTGGTCGTCCTCCAGCGCGCCGGCGGAGACGTTGAACGACACGAAGAGGGGGCGGCCCGCCTCCACGAAGGGACGGGCCGCGTCCACGGCCAGATCCACGAACAGCGCCGCGGTGTCCCCATCGAGGCGGTCGAGGCGGTGGAGGAAGTCGGCCGGGCGCATGGTGCGC encodes the following:
- a CDS encoding ribonuclease T2, with amino-acid sequence MREKTPFGRWGTALLALLALLALGGAARADGERPGAFDHYVLALSWTPAWCALEGDARGAAECDAGTGRGFTLHGLWPQDGGGWPAYCPTAERAPSRARTAEEADLYGSSGLAWHQWRKHGTCTGLSADEYYRLAREAHARVERPAVLEALERAVTLPAAVVEEAFLEANPDFPADGVTVLCREGRIREVRLCLTRGLDPRSCEGRARRDCTLGDALLEPAR
- a CDS encoding DUF1013 domain-containing protein, which translates into the protein MNKPLHAKATAVWLVENTTLTFKQIGDFCGLHELEVQGIADGDVAVGVRGFDPVANSQLDRASIEASEKDPTRPLKLKFNPASVGEEKRRGPRYTPLSKRQDRPAAILWLVKFHPELADAQISKLVGTTKPTIQSIRERTHWNIQNLQPVDPVALGLCKQSELDAAVQKAAAKKAAEGAVMSDDERRKLVSTEQSLEMDTEPRIPSAISGLETFTLSGDDEDEAARRKRDGLSADTLFNLPEGEDDDDKA